One Rhinoderma darwinii isolate aRhiDar2 chromosome 6, aRhiDar2.hap1, whole genome shotgun sequence DNA window includes the following coding sequences:
- the DNAJB2 gene encoding dnaJ homolog subfamily B member 2 isoform X2 gives MGEYYEMLGVPRNATQEDIKRAYRKLALKWHPDKNPDNKELAEKKFKDIAEAYEVLSDVNKRETYDRHGKAGFSGPEPSRSNSRYQGFTYTFRSPEEVFREFFGGRDPFTDFFGDDFLFPGMHSDEMRHTSSAPFFTDVFPGSRVFSSFSSFGSDGFAVTGNVCSVSTTTKIVNGKKITTRKTVENGVERVEVEEDGQLTSIRVNGVEDELALALEMSKRDQKNVPTPTTTQTRESPSTVQSASPTYLVLDSDDEDEDLQLAMAYSLSEMEAAGQHRAGVF, from the exons ATGGGAGAATATTATGAAATGCTGGGAGTTCCCCGAAACGCCACCCAGGAAGATATTAAACGAGC GTATCGGAAGCTTGCTCTCAAATGGCACCCAGACAAGAATCCAGATAACAAGGAGCTTGCGGAGAAGAAGTTTAAAGATATTGCGGAAGCCTATGAGGTGTTATCAGATG tGAACAAACGGGAAACTTATGACCGACATGGTAAAGCCGGATTCTCCGGTCCTG AACCTTCAAGATCCAACTCCAGATACCAAGGTTTCACCTATACATTCCGGAGCCCTGAGGAAGTATTTAGAGAATTCTTTGGTGGCCGAGACCCTTTCACAGATTTCTTTG GTGATGACTTCCTGTTCCCTGGAATGCACAGCGATGAGATGCGGCACACCAGTTCCGCGCCATTCTTTACCGACGTATTTCCAGGTAGCAGAG TTTTCTCATCCTTTTCGTCTTTTGGAAGTGATGGGTTTGCGGTAACTGGAAACGTTTGCTCGGTCTCCACCACAACTAAAATTGTTAACGGAAAGAAGATAACAACCAGAAA GACTGTAGAAAATGGCGTAGAACGGGTGGAGGTCGAGGAGGACGGGCAGCTTACGTCCATCCGGGTGAACG GGGTAGAAGATGAACTTGCTCTTGCACTGGAGATGAGCAAAAGGGATCAGAAGAATGTGCCAACTCCCACCACCACCCAAACCAGGGAGTCTCCATCCACCGTCCAGAGTGCGTCCCCAACCTACCTGGTGCTGGACAGCGACGATGAAGACGAGGACCTGCAGCTGGCAATGGCGTACAGCCTCTCCGAGATGGAAGCCGCGGGGCAACACCGAGCAG GTGTGTTCTGA
- the DNAJB2 gene encoding dnaJ homolog subfamily B member 2 isoform X1 — translation MGEYYEMLGVPRNATQEDIKRAYRKLALKWHPDKNPDNKELAEKKFKDIAEAYEVLSDVNKRETYDRHGKAGFSGPEPSRSNSRYQGFTYTFRSPEEVFREFFGGRDPFTDFFGDDFLFPGMHSDEMRHTSSAPFFTDVFPGSRVFSSFSSFGSDGFAVTGNVCSVSTTTKIVNGKKITTRKTVENGVERVEVEEDGQLTSIRVNGVEDELALALEMSKRDQKNVPTPTTTQTRESPSTVQSASPTYLVLDSDDEDEDLQLAMAYSLSEMEAAGQHRAGVRSKQRTGRGQTQGADQLRHQQGADQLRHQQGADQLMHQQGADQLMHQQGADQLRHQQGADQLMHQQAEVRRPEREAVEQGAGHSEKVEGSWKEQGNPKNENKNDKKKSRCCIC, via the exons ATGGGAGAATATTATGAAATGCTGGGAGTTCCCCGAAACGCCACCCAGGAAGATATTAAACGAGC GTATCGGAAGCTTGCTCTCAAATGGCACCCAGACAAGAATCCAGATAACAAGGAGCTTGCGGAGAAGAAGTTTAAAGATATTGCGGAAGCCTATGAGGTGTTATCAGATG tGAACAAACGGGAAACTTATGACCGACATGGTAAAGCCGGATTCTCCGGTCCTG AACCTTCAAGATCCAACTCCAGATACCAAGGTTTCACCTATACATTCCGGAGCCCTGAGGAAGTATTTAGAGAATTCTTTGGTGGCCGAGACCCTTTCACAGATTTCTTTG GTGATGACTTCCTGTTCCCTGGAATGCACAGCGATGAGATGCGGCACACCAGTTCCGCGCCATTCTTTACCGACGTATTTCCAGGTAGCAGAG TTTTCTCATCCTTTTCGTCTTTTGGAAGTGATGGGTTTGCGGTAACTGGAAACGTTTGCTCGGTCTCCACCACAACTAAAATTGTTAACGGAAAGAAGATAACAACCAGAAA GACTGTAGAAAATGGCGTAGAACGGGTGGAGGTCGAGGAGGACGGGCAGCTTACGTCCATCCGGGTGAACG GGGTAGAAGATGAACTTGCTCTTGCACTGGAGATGAGCAAAAGGGATCAGAAGAATGTGCCAACTCCCACCACCACCCAAACCAGGGAGTCTCCATCCACCGTCCAGAGTGCGTCCCCAACCTACCTGGTGCTGGACAGCGACGATGAAGACGAGGACCTGCAGCTGGCAATGGCGTACAGCCTCTCCGAGATGGAAGCCGCGGGGCAACACCGAGCAGGTGTGCGAAGTAAACAGAGAACAGGGAGAGGACAGACGCAGGGGGCAGATCAGCTGAGGCACCAGCAGGGGGCAGATCAGCTGAGGCACCAGCAGGGGGCAGATCAGCTGATGCACCAGCAGGGGGCAGATCAGCTGATGCACCAGCAGGGGGCAGATCAGCTGAGGCACCAGCAGGGGGCAGATCAGCTGATGCACCAGCAGGCAGAAGTTCGAAGACCAGAAAGAGAGGCAGTAGAGCAGGGGGCAGGACACTCAGAGAAAGTTGAAGGAAGTTGGAAGGAACAGGGTAACCCAAAAAACGAGAACAAAAATGATAAAAAGAAGAGTAGATGCTGCATTTGTTAG